CGAGTTTTTCGGTCGCGGTGCCCGGGCCCGCCAGAATCTGGCGCAGGCCGACGGCCAGGTTATCCAGCGCGTCGGTCAGTAGCCGCTGTGCCAGCAATTCCTTACTCTCGAAGTAGTAGTACAGCGTCGGCTTCGTAACGGCCGCCGCCTCGACGATGTTTCGCACGCTTGTGGCGTCGTACCCCTCCGAGGCGAAGAGCCGAGCCGCAGCGCGCGCAATGCGATCAGCGATTTCACTCGAGGCGACGCCATGGGAAACAGGGATGGACATCAGGCGAGGTTTGGTTGAAACGCGAGGACCGTCGAATTGTCGGGTTGCGTAAAATTGGCAACCCAGGAGGGACGTATACCGAACGGTAGGTATTCAAGCATGCCGCTAAATTGCCGTCAATATCAAGCCAAAAATTATTTTGTTAGCTAACTATTTGGAGGGGGATCGACTGGCAAGAAGCAGGGTGACCCAAGGTCCTTTTTTGCCGGTCCGCTAGGCCAGAATCGGCGTAATGAGCTCGCCGTGAACGTCGGTCAGACGCATGTCGCGGCCGCCGAAGCGATAGGTGAGCCGCCGATGATCGACGCCCAGTAAGTGGAGCATCGTGGCGTGCAGGTCGTGGATCTGCACCTTGTCGGCGATGGCGTGATAGCCGTAATCGTCGGTGGCACCGTGGATCACGCCCCCTTTCACACCGCCGCCGGCCATCCACATCGTGAAGCCGAAGGGATTATGATCGCGGCCGTCAGATCCTTGGGCCATGGGGGTGCGACCGAATTCGCCGCCCCACACGACCAGCGTTTCGTCGAGAAGCCCGCGTGATTTGAGGTCGGTGAGTAGCGCGGCGATCGGCTTATCGGTCGCGAAGGCGTTCTTGGCGTGCCCTTCCTTCAACTTGCTGTGCTGGTCCCAGCGGTCGAAGCCCAGGTCTTGCGGGAGTAGTTCGACGAAGCGCACGCCGCGCTCGATCAGGCGGCGCGCAAGCAAGCACTGGCGTCCGAAGACCTCGGTGCGCGGATCATCCAGTCCGTACATCTCGTGCGTCGTGCGAGTCTCGCCCGAAAGGTCGCTCAGTTCGGGCACGGCCGACTGCATGCGGAATGCCAATTCGTAATTCGCGATCGCTCCTTCCAGGCGATCATCATGCGGAGTGCGCGCGAGCAACTGCCGATCGAGCTGCCGCATCAGCGCGGCTTTGCTCGCTTGCAACTCGGGCCGCGCTTCGAGCGGGTCGAGATCAGCCACGGGTTGGCCACTGCCGCGAAATGACGAACCTTGATAGGCGACCGGCAAAAAACCACTGCCGAAGCAATCGGCGCCGCCGGGCGGAATCATGCCGCTATTGAGGACGACAAAGCCAGGCAGATTCTGGCACTGGCTCCCTAGGCCATACGTGGCCCAGGCGCCCATGCTGGGGCGACCTTGCTGGCCGCTGCCGGTGTGCATGAAGTAATTGGCGTTCGTGTGCTCGGAAAAATTCGACGTCATCGAACGGATGATCGCCATGTCATCGACGCAGCGGGCGACGTGCGGGAACAGATCACTGACCGGGATGCCACTTTCGCCGTACTGATGAAAAGCCCACGGACAATCGAGAACTGTGCCGACATTATCGAACTGCGTGGGCGCGACGGGCACCTGGATCGGCTGGCCATGTTCGCGCTTCAATCGCGGCTTGGGGTCGAACGTATCGACCTGCGACG
The nucleotide sequence above comes from Pirellulales bacterium. Encoded proteins:
- a CDS encoding DUF1501 domain-containing protein; the protein is MHCHRFHDRPLSRREMLSRCANGFGAVALAALAADPAFGATASSADSSTVPTGPLAERPAHFRPRATRVIFLFMDGGPSQVDTFDPKPRLKREHGQPIQVPVAPTQFDNVGTVLDCPWAFHQYGESGIPVSDLFPHVARCVDDMAIIRSMTSNFSEHTNANYFMHTGSGQQGRPSMGAWATYGLGSQCQNLPGFVVLNSGMIPPGGADCFGSGFLPVAYQGSSFRGSGQPVADLDPLEARPELQASKAALMRQLDRQLLARTPHDDRLEGAIANYELAFRMQSAVPELSDLSGETRTTHEMYGLDDPRTEVFGRQCLLARRLIERGVRFVELLPQDLGFDRWDQHSKLKEGHAKNAFATDKPIAALLTDLKSRGLLDETLVVWGGEFGRTPMAQGSDGRDHNPFGFTMWMAGGGVKGGVIHGATDDYGYHAIADKVQIHDLHATMLHLLGVDHRRLTYRFGGRDMRLTDVHGELITPILA